One genomic segment of Oncorhynchus masou masou isolate Uvic2021 chromosome 16, UVic_Omas_1.1, whole genome shotgun sequence includes these proteins:
- the LOC135557232 gene encoding uncharacterized protein LOC135557232 isoform X1: protein MADVPQSFLGLLVTVLYLLTGVSGETLSMFSRVGDDVSLPCNNVVYPNCSSTTWIYNRALSTRTIQEVTLGEIKVDQTERAERLSLGSYCSLHVSDVRAEDVGLYICRQFLTETGPQHGGDAPVHLSVLTRSTASTARPAFSATSPSSAGTSNAVKLPISHIMLFVTLTIMAAIVTIHTRRIRPPKALPPQAEEASGIEIHVLEE from the exons aTGGCTGATGTTCCTCAATCATTTTTGGGATTGCTTGTGACCGTTTTGTATCTGCTAACAg GTGTCAGTGGAGAAACTCTCTCTATGTTCTCCAGAGTGGGAGATGATGTCAGTCTGCCGTGTAACAATGTGGTTTATCCAAACTGTTCCTCAACTACATGGATCTATAACAGAGCTCTATCTACTCGTACTATTCAAGAGGTCACATTGGGGGAGATCAAAgttgaccagacagagagagcagagagactgaGTTTAGGGTCCTACTGTTCTCTACATGTTAGTGATGTCAGAGCTGAGGATGTTGGACTCTACATCTGTCGACAGTTCCTTACAGAGACAGGACCACAACATGGAGGTGATGCTCCTGTTCATCTGTCTGTTCTAACTA GAAGTACAGCCTCTACTGCAAGACCAGCCTTTTCAGCCACCTCCCCATCTTCTGCTG GTACCAGTAATGCTGTTAAGTTGCCCATCAGTCACATCATGCTCTTTGTGACACTGACCATCATGGCTGCCATAGTCACTATTCACACAAGGAGGATCCGCCCACCCAAGGCTCTGCCCCCACAAGCAG AAGAAGCCTCTGGTATTGAGATTCATGTCCTGGAGGAATGA
- the LOC135557232 gene encoding uncharacterized protein LOC135557232 isoform X2, with the protein MADVPQSFLGLLVTVLYLLTGVSGETLSMFSRVGDDVSLPCNNVVYPNCSSTTWIYNRALSTRTIQEVTLGEIKVDQTERAERLSLGSYCSLHVSDVRAEDVGLYICRQFLTETGPQHGGDAPVHLSVLTSTSNAVKLPISHIMLFVTLTIMAAIVTIHTRRIRPPKALPPQAEEASGIEIHVLEE; encoded by the exons aTGGCTGATGTTCCTCAATCATTTTTGGGATTGCTTGTGACCGTTTTGTATCTGCTAACAg GTGTCAGTGGAGAAACTCTCTCTATGTTCTCCAGAGTGGGAGATGATGTCAGTCTGCCGTGTAACAATGTGGTTTATCCAAACTGTTCCTCAACTACATGGATCTATAACAGAGCTCTATCTACTCGTACTATTCAAGAGGTCACATTGGGGGAGATCAAAgttgaccagacagagagagcagagagactgaGTTTAGGGTCCTACTGTTCTCTACATGTTAGTGATGTCAGAGCTGAGGATGTTGGACTCTACATCTGTCGACAGTTCCTTACAGAGACAGGACCACAACATGGAGGTGATGCTCCTGTTCATCTGTCTGTTCTAACTA GTACCAGTAATGCTGTTAAGTTGCCCATCAGTCACATCATGCTCTTTGTGACACTGACCATCATGGCTGCCATAGTCACTATTCACACAAGGAGGATCCGCCCACCCAAGGCTCTGCCCCCACAAGCAG AAGAAGCCTCTGGTATTGAGATTCATGTCCTGGAGGAATGA